One window of Dysgonomonas mossii genomic DNA carries:
- a CDS encoding lipocalin family protein translates to MSIRLISLAGFIFAFLFLVSCKPYNSDEVNNQMIQGKWQLVAVESKKNDSASLDLNQQDVYLYFNGNKCTQEIVGLVKSDYTFIIHNFTLMLYKDSVFDNKLDIYTLTVDSLVFKQGGDRSLKYKRTGL, encoded by the coding sequence ATGTCTATTAGATTGATAAGCCTTGCCGGTTTTATTTTTGCTTTCCTATTCTTGGTTAGTTGCAAGCCCTACAATAGCGATGAGGTAAATAACCAGATGATACAAGGAAAGTGGCAGCTTGTGGCTGTGGAATCGAAAAAGAATGATTCGGCAAGCCTTGACCTGAATCAGCAAGATGTATATTTATACTTTAATGGAAATAAGTGTACGCAGGAAATTGTCGGACTTGTAAAGTCGGACTATACCTTTATAATACATAATTTTACACTGATGTTGTATAAAGATTCTGTATTCGATAATAAGCTTGATATATACACTTTAACTGTCGACTCTTTAGTCTTTAAGCAAGGAGGAGACAGGTCTCTAAAATATAAAAGAACAGGGCTGTAA
- a CDS encoding lipocalin family protein — protein MKKVILFCLLSISFLHLFGQDVSYTKGDIAGRWVEVKETDKPRQYSETEYPYIYIFKDNYTFHLGESMDGVILFNITGKYLIENNSIDITYFEFLQNNNAKKLTPKKLSLQIRSIKNGIMTLYVSDYDFSYPLILKRQNLSR, from the coding sequence ATGAAAAAGGTTATCCTATTCTGCTTACTCTCGATCTCTTTTCTTCACCTTTTTGGACAAGATGTTTCTTACACAAAAGGCGACATTGCCGGACGATGGGTAGAAGTAAAAGAAACTGACAAGCCGAGGCAATATTCAGAGACGGAATATCCTTATATATACATATTCAAGGATAATTATACTTTTCATTTAGGAGAATCGATGGACGGAGTCATTCTTTTCAATATTACAGGAAAGTATTTGATTGAAAATAACAGTATCGATATTACTTATTTTGAATTTCTACAAAACAACAATGCGAAAAAACTTACACCAAAAAAATTGTCGTTACAAATACGATCCATCAAAAACGGAATAATGACACTATACGTTTCCGATTATGATTTTTCTTATCCGCTCATATTAAAGAGGCAGAATTTGAGTCGATAA
- a CDS encoding oxidoreductase — protein sequence MAKTAILIGSTGLTGSHLMRILLNSDIYDKTICFVRRETKISHPKLVQHIVDFDDVESYKDYMEGNDMFCCLGTTIKKAGSQEAFKKVDLTYPLQFAKVAAVNGIKQFSIISAIGANPESSNFYLRIKGKCEEELRKLPFQSISIFRPSLLEGNRKEFRFGERVLSFAMKIFSIFLTGKLKKYRPIKAKDVAEAMYRVAQQNTVGLHVYRSDEITDIAK from the coding sequence ATGGCAAAAACCGCAATATTGATAGGAAGTACCGGATTGACGGGGTCACATCTAATGAGAATACTATTAAATAGTGACATCTACGATAAAACGATATGTTTTGTACGTCGCGAGACTAAAATATCGCACCCCAAACTGGTTCAGCATATCGTAGACTTCGACGACGTAGAATCGTATAAGGATTATATGGAAGGAAACGATATGTTTTGCTGCTTGGGAACGACCATCAAAAAAGCCGGAAGCCAAGAAGCATTCAAAAAAGTAGACCTTACCTACCCTCTTCAATTTGCAAAGGTAGCTGCTGTGAATGGTATAAAGCAATTCTCAATTATATCAGCAATTGGAGCTAATCCGGAATCGAGCAACTTCTATTTACGCATAAAAGGCAAGTGCGAAGAAGAGCTAAGGAAATTGCCGTTCCAGTCTATATCCATATTCAGACCATCGTTGTTGGAAGGTAACAGGAAAGAATTCCGCTTTGGAGAAAGAGTACTAAGTTTTGCCATGAAAATATTCTCCATATTTCTTACAGGCAAATTAAAGAAATATCGTCCGATCAAAGCGAAGGATGTAGCTGAAGCCATGTATAGAGTTGCTCAACAGAATACAGTAGGGCTTCATGTATACCGTTCGGACGAGATAACAGATATTGCGAAATAA